Within the Pelagovum pacificum genome, the region CAACGACCTCGGCATGGCGACGGCGAACTCGCTGGCGGCGGTCGAGGGCGGCGCCCGCCAGATCGAATGCACGATCAACGGTCTGGGCGAGCGGGCCGGCAACACGGCGCTGGAAGAAGTCGTGATGGCGCTCAGGGTGCGCAATGACATCATGCCGTACTCGACCAGCATCGACACGACGAAGATCATGAATATCTCTCGCCGCGTCGCGACCGTTTCGGGCTTCGCCGTGCAGTTCAACAAGGCGATCGTCGGCAAGAACGCCTTCGCCCACGAGAGCGGCATTCACCAGGACGGGATGCTCAAGAACGCCGAGACGTTCGAGATCATGCGCCCCGCCGACGTCGGCCTGTCCGAGACCTCGCTGGTCATGGGCAAACACTCTGGCCGGGCCGCGCTGCGGGCGAAGCTGAAGGACCTCGGCTTGGAACTGGCCGACAACCAGCTGAACGACGTGTTCGTCCGGTTCAAGGACCTCGCCGACCGCAAGAAGGAAGTCTACGACGAGGACATCGTCGCGCTGGTTCGCCAGAACGAGGGCGCCGAGGATCACCTGAAGCTCGTCTCACTGCGTGTCGTCTGCGGCACCGCCGGCCCGGCGGAGGCTGAAATGGCGATCAGCGTCGATGGCGCGGAGCAGACGGTCTCCGCGACGGGTGACGGCCCGGTCGATTCCGCCTTCAACGCCGTGAAGTCGGTGTTCCCCCATGGCGCGCGGCTGGCGCTCTACCAGGTGCATGCGGTGACCGAAGGCACGGACGCGCAGGCGACCGTGACCGTCCGGC harbors:
- a CDS encoding 2-isopropylmalate synthase, with protein sequence MTTDPNRVLIFDTTLRDGEQSPGATMTHAEKLEIAQLLDEMGVDIIEAGFPIASEGDFRAVKEISERAQNATICGLARANFKDIDRAWEAVRPAKSPRIHTFIGTSPLHRAIPNLDMDQMAERIHDTVTHARNLCDNIQWSPMDATRTEWDYLCRVIEIAIKAGATTINIPDTVGYTAPGESADLIRRLIATVPGADEVVFATHCHNDLGMATANSLAAVEGGARQIECTINGLGERAGNTALEEVVMALRVRNDIMPYSTSIDTTKIMNISRRVATVSGFAVQFNKAIVGKNAFAHESGIHQDGMLKNAETFEIMRPADVGLSETSLVMGKHSGRAALRAKLKDLGLELADNQLNDVFVRFKDLADRKKEVYDEDIVALVRQNEGAEDHLKLVSLRVVCGTAGPAEAEMAISVDGAEQTVSATGDGPVDSAFNAVKSVFPHGARLALYQVHAVTEGTDAQATVTVRLEEEGRIATGMSADTDTVVASTKAYINALNRLIVRRQKTAPGVDTKEVSYKDAGE